From a single Streptomyces sp. NBC_00377 genomic region:
- a CDS encoding helix-turn-helix transcriptional regulator, with product MAIAKAERLMNLALCLLGTRRPLSKRELRDSIEAYVETFRSGNGSASDDSFNRMFERDKDDLRELGLVIETVESLDGEIGYHARRDSNRLPPITLDAEEAAALGLAAKVWQQARLAGAASGALQKLRAAGLPEDVDPYEAHGALEPRIPVHEAAFEPLMLACRDRRPVMFDYRKATAAHPEPRHVEPWALECWRGHWYLAGFDRDRGAERVFRLSRITGRVRTRGTGFTAPVPDVVTVRETVASWAGETADRSALIRLRTGAGYPLRAKATAVRELGDGWDELEIPYGHGLDAWLVEFGPDVVVLDPAELRADVVDRLRAVAKG from the coding sequence ATGGCCATTGCCAAGGCCGAGCGGCTGATGAACCTGGCGCTGTGTCTGCTCGGGACGCGGCGGCCGCTCAGCAAGCGCGAGCTCCGCGACTCCATCGAGGCGTACGTCGAGACCTTCCGGTCCGGGAACGGGTCGGCGTCGGACGACTCCTTCAACCGGATGTTCGAGCGGGACAAGGACGATCTGCGGGAGCTCGGCCTGGTCATCGAGACCGTGGAGAGCCTGGACGGCGAGATCGGCTACCACGCCCGCCGCGACAGCAACCGGCTGCCGCCCATCACGCTCGACGCCGAGGAGGCCGCGGCGCTGGGGCTGGCGGCCAAGGTGTGGCAACAGGCGCGGCTGGCGGGGGCCGCGAGCGGCGCCCTACAGAAGCTGCGCGCGGCGGGCCTCCCCGAGGACGTCGACCCGTACGAGGCGCACGGCGCCCTGGAGCCCCGGATCCCGGTGCACGAGGCCGCGTTCGAGCCGCTGATGCTGGCCTGCCGCGACCGCCGGCCCGTGATGTTCGACTACCGCAAGGCCACCGCCGCGCACCCGGAACCCCGGCATGTCGAGCCCTGGGCGCTCGAGTGCTGGCGCGGCCACTGGTACCTGGCGGGCTTCGACCGCGACCGGGGCGCCGAGCGCGTCTTCCGGCTGTCGCGGATCACCGGGCGGGTGCGCACGCGCGGGACGGGATTCACGGCACCGGTTCCCGATGTCGTCACCGTCCGTGAGACGGTGGCCAGCTGGGCGGGGGAGACCGCCGACCGCAGCGCGCTGATCCGGCTGCGGACGGGCGCCGGGTACCCCTTGCGGGCGAAGGCCACCGCGGTCCGGGAACTCGGGGACGGCTGGGACGAGTTGGAGATTCCGTACGGGCACGGGCTGGACGCCTGGCTGGTGGAGTTCGGGCCGGACGTGGTGGTCCTGGACCCCGCCGAGCTGCGCGCGGACGTCGTGGACCGGCTACGCGCCGTGGCCAAGGGCTGA
- a CDS encoding helix-turn-helix transcriptional regulator has product MAGKPVRPANAIDQTRRMLSLVTYLRERPGARIEDVARAFGITEDELVSDLDVLPMCGTSFRGGDLLDIDTDGERIWWHNPAALGADAAEPLRLAADEATALLVAARAVSTLPGLREGDRQALLRATAKVEAAAGEAAGASARLSVTFESEGGVFADVDRAISERRRLWIRYYSPARDEVTEREIDPIRLVSVGHTYVEAWCRRSEARRTFRLDRVAEIKILDEPSAPPEIELRDLSEGLVQPAAEDPEVVVEVGPGGRWVAEYYPHDSADELSDGGLRITLRTPEPASLRRLALRLGRDGRIVSPPELADSARLAAREALAAYDGIEVASAAGGPHAVHGERPGRRGEDRFDGREQGL; this is encoded by the coding sequence GTGGCAGGCAAACCGGTCAGGCCGGCGAACGCCATCGACCAGACGCGGCGGATGCTCTCCCTGGTGACGTATCTCAGGGAGCGCCCCGGGGCGCGGATCGAGGACGTGGCGCGCGCCTTCGGGATCACCGAGGACGAACTGGTCTCGGACCTCGATGTGCTGCCCATGTGCGGCACCAGCTTCCGCGGCGGCGACCTCCTCGACATCGACACCGACGGCGAGCGCATCTGGTGGCACAACCCGGCCGCCCTGGGCGCGGACGCCGCCGAGCCGCTGCGGCTGGCCGCCGACGAGGCGACCGCGCTGCTCGTGGCGGCCCGGGCGGTCTCCACGCTGCCCGGCCTGCGCGAGGGCGACCGGCAGGCCCTGCTGCGGGCGACGGCGAAGGTGGAGGCCGCGGCAGGTGAGGCGGCGGGCGCCAGCGCGCGGCTGTCGGTGACGTTCGAGTCGGAGGGCGGGGTCTTCGCCGACGTCGACCGTGCGATCTCCGAGCGGCGCCGGCTGTGGATCCGCTACTACTCGCCCGCTCGCGACGAGGTCACCGAGCGCGAGATCGACCCGATCCGGCTGGTCAGCGTCGGGCACACGTACGTGGAGGCCTGGTGCCGCCGCTCGGAGGCGCGCCGTACCTTCCGCCTGGACCGGGTCGCCGAGATCAAGATCCTCGACGAGCCGTCCGCGCCGCCCGAGATCGAGCTGCGGGACCTTTCGGAAGGGCTGGTGCAGCCGGCCGCCGAGGACCCGGAGGTCGTCGTCGAGGTCGGCCCGGGCGGCCGCTGGGTCGCCGAGTACTACCCGCACGACAGCGCCGATGAGCTTTCCGACGGCGGACTGCGTATCACTCTGCGCACACCCGAACCCGCCTCGCTCAGGCGGCTGGCGCTGAGGCTCGGCCGCGACGGCCGGATCGTCTCACCGCCGGAACTCGCCGACAGCGCGCGGCTGGCGGCCCGTGAGGCGCTGGCCGCGTACGACGGGATCGAGGTGGCGAGCGCGGCCGGCGGGCCGCACGCGGTTCACGGCGAGCGGCCGGGACGGCGGGGCGAGGACCGGTTCGACGGGCGGGAGCAGGGGCTTTGA
- a CDS encoding diacylglycerol kinase produces MTSEITLFVNPAAGRGRGALAARPAASALREAGYSVRTVLGTDAEDALVRARAAVAGGTGALIAVGGDGLAHLALQAVAGTRTPLGLVAAGTGNDLARALGLPVRDPAGAARLVADALKGARIRDIDLGRAGDRWFGTVLASGFDSRVNDRGNRMRWPAGRVKYDLAMLAELAAFRPFPYRITLDDGAVREVEATLVAVGNGSSYGGGMRICPGADLADGLFDVTVVGDCSRTTLLRVFPKVYRGTHVGHPAVSVHRAAKVEIAAAGVSGYADGERLGALPLTARCVPGAVRVIGP; encoded by the coding sequence GTGACCAGCGAGATCACCCTCTTCGTCAACCCCGCGGCGGGCCGCGGCCGGGGCGCTCTGGCAGCGCGGCCGGCCGCTTCCGCGTTGCGGGAGGCCGGCTACAGCGTGCGCACCGTCCTCGGGACGGACGCCGAGGACGCCCTTGTCCGCGCGCGTGCCGCCGTCGCGGGAGGGACCGGCGCCCTGATCGCCGTCGGCGGCGACGGACTGGCGCACCTCGCGCTCCAGGCCGTCGCCGGCACCCGCACCCCGCTGGGCCTGGTCGCCGCCGGAACCGGCAACGACCTCGCCCGCGCGCTCGGGCTGCCCGTCCGCGATCCGGCCGGCGCGGCCCGGCTGGTGGCCGACGCCCTCAAGGGCGCCCGGATCCGCGACATCGATCTCGGGCGGGCGGGCGACCGCTGGTTCGGCACGGTCCTGGCCTCCGGCTTCGACTCGCGCGTCAACGACCGCGGCAACCGCATGCGATGGCCCGCCGGACGCGTCAAGTACGACCTGGCGATGCTCGCCGAACTCGCCGCGTTCCGCCCCTTCCCCTACCGGATCACCCTCGACGACGGAGCCGTGCGCGAGGTCGAGGCCACCCTCGTCGCCGTCGGCAACGGATCCTCCTACGGCGGCGGCATGCGGATCTGCCCCGGCGCCGACCTCGCCGACGGGCTGTTCGACGTCACGGTCGTCGGGGACTGCAGCCGCACGACGCTGCTGCGGGTCTTCCCGAAGGTGTACCGGGGGACGCACGTCGGCCACCCCGCGGTCAGCGTCCACCGGGCGGCGAAGGTCGAGATCGCCGCCGCGGGGGTCTCGGGATACGCGGACGGCGAGCGGCTGGGCGCACTGCCGCTCACCGCCCGGTGCGTACCGGGCGCGGTGCGGGTCATAGGTCCCTGA
- a CDS encoding FKBP-type peptidyl-prolyl cis-trans isomerase has protein sequence MSIDKPEIDFPDGEPPADLEIKDIWEGDGEVAQAGHNVSVHYVGVAFSTGEEFDASWNRGTPFRFPLGGGRVIKGWDQGVQGMKVGGRRQLTIPAHLAYGNQSPTPAIKPGETLIFVVDLLGV, from the coding sequence GTGAGCATTGACAAGCCCGAGATCGACTTCCCGGACGGCGAGCCCCCGGCGGACCTCGAGATCAAGGACATCTGGGAGGGCGACGGCGAGGTGGCGCAGGCCGGCCACAACGTCAGCGTCCACTACGTCGGCGTCGCCTTCAGCACCGGTGAGGAGTTCGACGCCAGCTGGAACCGCGGGACGCCGTTCCGCTTCCCGCTCGGCGGCGGACGGGTCATCAAGGGCTGGGACCAGGGCGTGCAGGGCATGAAGGTCGGCGGCCGTCGCCAGCTGACCATCCCGGCGCACCTCGCCTACGGCAACCAGAGCCCGACCCCGGCGATCAAGCCCGGTGAGACGCTGATCTTCGTGGTGGACCTGCTCGGGGTCTGA
- the pafA gene encoding Pup--protein ligase, which produces MDRRIFGLENEYGVTCTFRGQRRLSPDEVARYLFRRVVSWGRSSNVFLRNGARLYLDVGSHPEYATPECDNVTELVTHDKAGERILEGLLVDAERRLHEEGIAGDVYLFKNNTDSAGNSYGCHENYLVARHGEFSRLADILIPFLVTRQLLCGAGKVLQTPRGAVYCVSQRAEHIWEGVSSATTRSRPIINTRDEPHADAERYRRLHVIVGDSNMSETTMLLKVGATDLVLRMIEAGTVMRDLTLENPIRAIREVSHDITGRRKVRLASGREASALEVQREYYEKAVDFVERRGVRTGTVDQVLELWGRTLDAIEAEDLDRIGTEIDWVMKYKLIERYRAKHNMTMSHPRVAQIDLAYHDIHRRRGLYYLLERKGQAARICNDLKIFEGKSVPPQTTRARLRGDFIRRAQEQRRDFTVDWVHLKLNDQAQRTVLCKDPFRSVDDRVEKLIAGM; this is translated from the coding sequence ATGGACCGCCGCATTTTCGGGCTGGAGAACGAGTACGGCGTCACATGTACGTTCAGGGGACAGCGTCGACTGTCTCCCGACGAGGTGGCGCGGTACCTCTTCCGCCGTGTCGTGTCATGGGGCCGAAGCAGCAATGTCTTTCTGCGAAACGGCGCACGCCTCTACCTCGACGTGGGTTCGCATCCGGAATACGCGACACCGGAATGTGACAACGTGACCGAGTTGGTCACCCACGACAAGGCCGGCGAGCGTATTCTCGAAGGACTCCTGGTGGACGCGGAACGACGCCTGCACGAGGAAGGAATCGCGGGCGACGTCTACCTCTTCAAGAACAACACGGACTCGGCGGGCAACTCCTACGGTTGCCACGAGAACTACCTGGTGGCCCGGCACGGGGAGTTCTCCCGGCTCGCGGACATCCTGATCCCGTTCCTGGTGACCCGCCAGCTGCTGTGCGGTGCGGGCAAGGTGCTCCAGACGCCCCGCGGGGCGGTCTACTGCGTCAGCCAGCGGGCCGAGCACATCTGGGAGGGGGTCTCCTCCGCGACGACCCGCTCGCGGCCCATCATCAACACGCGCGACGAGCCGCACGCGGACGCCGAGCGTTACCGCCGTCTGCACGTCATCGTCGGCGACTCGAACATGTCCGAGACGACCATGCTGCTGAAGGTCGGGGCGACCGACCTGGTGCTGCGCATGATCGAGGCGGGCACGGTGATGCGGGACCTGACGCTGGAGAACCCGATCCGGGCGATCCGGGAGGTCAGTCACGACATCACGGGCCGGCGCAAGGTGCGTCTGGCCAGCGGCCGCGAGGCCTCCGCGCTGGAGGTGCAGCGGGAGTACTACGAGAAGGCCGTGGACTTCGTGGAGCGCCGGGGTGTCCGCACCGGCACCGTCGACCAGGTCCTGGAGCTGTGGGGCCGCACGCTCGACGCGATCGAGGCGGAGGACCTCGACCGGATCGGGACCGAGATCGACTGGGTGATGAAGTACAAGCTCATCGAGCGGTACCGGGCCAAGCACAACATGACCATGTCCCACCCGCGGGTCGCGCAGATAGACCTCGCCTACCACGACATCCACCGTCGTCGGGGTCTGTACTACCTGCTGGAGCGCAAGGGCCAAGCGGCGCGGATCTGCAACGACTTGAAGATCTTCGAAGGCAAGTCGGTGCCGCCGCAGACCACCAGGGCGCGGTTGCGCGGCGACTTCATCCGCCGTGCGCAGGAGCAGCGCCGGGACTTCACGGTGGACTGGGTGCACCTGAAGCTCAACGACCAGGCGCAGCGCACCGTGTTGTGCAAGGACCCGTTCCGGTCGGTGGACGACCGGGTGGAGAAGCTGATCGCCGGCATGTGA
- a CDS encoding FKBP-type peptidyl-prolyl cis-trans isomerase, producing MRRRSLILAAVPAGLVTLAACGDDKSDTSKASDGGSPSAGASSAAPPPKIVDGPLPAITAGVKFGEKPTVAKGSGDPSKDLAVKTVIAGSGRTVAENDYIQANCLGQIWDSAKVLLNTYDTKKPLFTQLAQGGTIDGWRYALTGKKIGSRVLFSVPPTWGFGKDGDAETGIKGTDTLVFVFDIQNTFNSKSSAKGKDVPQESGVPKVGTNTDGKAPSIEIPKTKAPAKLVSNYVIEGDGAELAADDTVLVQYKGVVWETGKEFDSTYGRNALTSFSLQQVVKGWAQGLTGKKVGSRVVIVVPPSLGYGDSPPSGSGIEKDSTMVFSVDILAKA from the coding sequence GTGCGCCGACGCTCACTCATCCTTGCCGCCGTACCCGCTGGACTGGTCACTCTCGCCGCGTGCGGTGACGACAAGTCCGACACGAGCAAGGCGAGCGACGGGGGGTCGCCCTCCGCGGGGGCGTCGTCCGCGGCTCCTCCGCCGAAGATCGTGGACGGCCCGCTGCCGGCCATCACCGCGGGGGTGAAGTTCGGGGAGAAGCCGACGGTCGCCAAGGGCAGCGGGGACCCCTCGAAGGACCTGGCGGTGAAGACGGTGATCGCGGGCAGCGGCCGGACGGTCGCGGAGAACGACTACATCCAGGCCAACTGTCTCGGCCAGATCTGGGACAGCGCGAAGGTCCTCCTCAACACCTACGACACCAAGAAACCGCTGTTCACCCAGCTCGCGCAGGGCGGCACGATCGATGGCTGGCGTTATGCGCTGACGGGCAAGAAGATCGGCAGCCGGGTGTTGTTCTCGGTGCCTCCGACCTGGGGTTTCGGCAAGGACGGCGACGCCGAGACGGGCATCAAGGGCACCGACACGCTGGTGTTCGTGTTCGACATCCAGAACACGTTCAACTCGAAGAGCTCGGCCAAGGGCAAGGACGTCCCGCAGGAGTCCGGTGTGCCGAAGGTCGGCACCAACACCGACGGCAAGGCGCCCTCGATCGAGATCCCGAAGACGAAGGCACCGGCCAAGCTGGTGTCGAACTACGTGATCGAGGGGGACGGCGCCGAGCTCGCGGCGGACGACACCGTGCTGGTGCAGTACAAGGGCGTCGTCTGGGAGACGGGCAAGGAGTTCGACTCGACGTACGGCCGCAACGCGCTGACGTCGTTCTCTCTCCAGCAGGTGGTCAAGGGCTGGGCGCAGGGTCTGACCGGCAAGAAGGTGGGCAGTCGCGTCGTCATCGTCGTACCGCCGTCGCTGGGTTACGGCGACAGCCCGCCGAGCGGCAGCGGCATCGAGAAGGACTCCACGATGGTGTTCTCGGTGGACATCCTGGCAAAGGCGTGA
- the tatC gene encoding twin-arginine translocase subunit TatC: MLKPARKEEKDPEGRMPLADHLRELRNRLAKAMLAIVVVTVVAAFFYNDIINFLTKPILDSVGCGKTFEEIAGQLRSGDSSNKCASITINGLLAPFTLALQVSLMAGVVFASPVWLYQLWAFIAPGLHNHERKYAYAFVGMGAPLFIGGGYFAYRVLPTTAKVLIDFTPGGVANLLPLDDLLQLVTRMVVVFGLSFELPLLLVFLNLTGMVTGKRMLGWWRAMIIGITVFAAVATPSTDPVSMLALAGPIWVLYFGATAFSLLNDRRKRRRDALGPADDEASELDLSPEDIGEVESVSASRALPEQSSTDRVNGYDDVT; the protein is encoded by the coding sequence TTGCTGAAGCCTGCCCGCAAAGAGGAGAAGGACCCCGAGGGGCGGATGCCCCTCGCGGATCACCTTCGTGAGCTCCGCAACCGGCTCGCGAAGGCGATGCTGGCCATCGTCGTCGTCACGGTCGTGGCCGCCTTCTTCTACAACGACATCATCAACTTCCTCACCAAGCCGATTCTCGACTCGGTCGGCTGCGGGAAGACTTTCGAGGAGATCGCGGGCCAGCTCAGGTCGGGCGACTCCAGCAACAAGTGCGCGAGCATCACGATCAACGGTCTGCTCGCACCGTTCACGCTGGCCCTCCAGGTCTCCCTGATGGCGGGAGTCGTCTTCGCCTCGCCGGTCTGGCTCTACCAGCTGTGGGCCTTCATCGCCCCCGGCCTGCACAACCACGAGCGCAAGTACGCCTACGCCTTCGTCGGCATGGGCGCCCCGCTGTTCATCGGCGGCGGCTACTTCGCCTACCGGGTGCTGCCGACCACCGCGAAGGTGTTGATCGACTTCACCCCGGGTGGCGTCGCCAACCTGCTGCCGCTGGACGACCTGCTCCAGCTCGTCACGCGCATGGTCGTCGTCTTCGGCCTCTCCTTCGAGCTGCCGCTGCTGCTGGTCTTCCTCAACCTCACCGGCATGGTCACCGGCAAGCGCATGCTCGGCTGGTGGCGGGCCATGATCATCGGCATCACGGTGTTCGCCGCCGTCGCCACCCCCAGCACCGACCCCGTGTCGATGCTGGCGCTCGCCGGACCGATCTGGGTCCTGTACTTCGGCGCGACCGCCTTCTCGCTGCTGAACGACCGCCGCAAGCGTCGCCGCGACGCCCTGGGGCCGGCCGACGACGAGGCCTCCGAGCTGGACCTCAGCCCCGAGGACATCGGCGAGGTCGAGTCGGTGAGCGCGAGCCGCGCGCTGCCCGAACAGTCGAGCACGGACCGGGTCAACGGTTATGACGACGTGACCTGA
- a CDS encoding DEAD/DEAH box helicase, producing MIVLLSVRPGTLESTMTEDLSPAERYAAARKRAVEQATSLASFREMYDFGLDPFQIEACQALEAGKGVLVAAPTGSGKTIVGEFAVHLALQQGKKCFYTTPIKALSNQKYADLSRRYGSDKVGLLTGDNSVNSDAPVVVMTTEVLRNMLYAGSQTLLGLGYVVMDEVHYLSDRFRGAVWEEVIIHLPESVTLVSLSATVSNAEEFGDWLDTVRGDTEVIVSEHRPVPLFQHVLAGRRMYDLFEEGEGQRRAVNPDLARLARMEASRPSYQDRRRGRNVREADRERERRQRSRVWTPGRPEVIERLDAAGLLPAITFIFSRAACEAAVQQCLYAGLRLNDEDARAEVRALVEERTAAIPQEDLHVLGYYEWLEGLERGIAAHHAGMLPTFKEVVEELFVRGLVKAVFATETLALGINMPARSVVLEKLVKWNGEQHADITPGEYTQLTGRAGRRGIDVEGHAVVLWQRAMSPEHLAGLAGTRTYPLRSSFKPSYNMAVNLVEQFGRHRSRELLETSFAQFQADRSVVGISRQVQRNEEGLEGYKASMTCHLGDFEEYARLRRDLKDRETELAKQGAAQRRTEAAVALEKLKPGDIIHVPTGKYAGLALVLDPGLPAGRANGHRGFDHQDGPRPLVLTAERQVKRLAAMDFPVPVEALDRMRIPKTFNARSPQSRRDLASALRTKAGHIPPERARKQRSQAADDREIARLRTAIRAHPCHGCSDREDHARWAERYHRLLRDTSQLERRIEGRTNTIARTFDRIVALLTELDYLRGNEVTEHGKRLARLYGELDLLASECLRAGVWEGLAPAELAACVSALVYESRSGDDAMAPKLPSGKAKAALGEMVRIWGRLDALEEDFRISQTEGVGQREPDLGFAWSAYMWASGKGLDEVLREAEMPAGDFVRWCKQVIDVLGQIAAAAPASSGGSTVAKNARKAVEELLRGVVAYSSVG from the coding sequence ATGATCGTCCTGTTGTCAGTGCGGCCCGGTACGCTCGAAAGCACGATGACAGAGGATCTCTCACCGGCCGAGCGGTACGCGGCAGCACGTAAGCGCGCTGTCGAGCAGGCCACCTCGCTCGCGTCCTTCCGCGAGATGTACGACTTCGGTCTCGACCCCTTCCAGATCGAGGCCTGCCAGGCGCTCGAGGCGGGCAAGGGCGTCCTGGTGGCCGCCCCCACCGGCTCGGGCAAGACGATCGTGGGCGAGTTCGCCGTCCACCTCGCCCTCCAGCAGGGCAAGAAGTGCTTCTACACGACCCCCATCAAGGCGTTGTCGAACCAGAAGTACGCCGATCTGAGCCGGCGCTACGGCAGTGACAAGGTCGGCCTGCTCACCGGAGACAACAGCGTCAACTCCGACGCCCCCGTGGTCGTGATGACCACCGAGGTGCTGCGGAACATGCTGTACGCCGGCTCGCAGACCCTCCTCGGCCTCGGTTACGTGGTGATGGACGAGGTGCACTACCTCTCCGACCGCTTCCGGGGGGCCGTGTGGGAGGAGGTGATCATCCACCTCCCCGAGTCGGTCACCCTGGTCTCGCTGTCGGCGACCGTGTCGAACGCCGAGGAGTTCGGCGACTGGCTCGACACCGTGCGTGGGGACACCGAGGTGATCGTCTCCGAGCATCGGCCCGTGCCGCTGTTCCAGCACGTGCTCGCCGGACGGCGGATGTACGACCTGTTCGAGGAGGGCGAGGGCCAGCGCAGGGCCGTCAACCCCGATCTCGCGCGGCTGGCCCGCATGGAGGCGAGCCGGCCCTCGTACCAGGACCGCAGACGCGGCCGCAACGTGCGTGAGGCCGACCGTGAGCGCGAGCGCAGGCAGCGCTCACGGGTGTGGACGCCGGGCCGGCCCGAGGTCATCGAGCGACTCGACGCGGCGGGGCTGCTGCCCGCCATCACGTTCATCTTCAGCCGTGCCGCCTGTGAGGCCGCCGTCCAGCAGTGCCTGTACGCCGGGCTGCGGCTGAACGACGAGGACGCGCGCGCCGAGGTCCGCGCCCTGGTGGAGGAGCGCACCGCCGCCATTCCCCAGGAGGACCTTCACGTCCTCGGCTACTACGAGTGGCTGGAGGGCCTGGAGCGCGGCATCGCCGCCCACCACGCGGGCATGCTCCCGACCTTCAAGGAGGTCGTCGAGGAACTGTTCGTGCGCGGCCTGGTCAAGGCCGTCTTCGCGACCGAGACGCTCGCCCTCGGCATCAACATGCCCGCCCGCTCGGTGGTGCTGGAGAAGCTCGTCAAGTGGAACGGCGAGCAGCACGCCGACATCACCCCCGGCGAGTACACCCAGCTCACCGGCCGCGCGGGCCGGCGGGGCATCGACGTCGAGGGGCACGCTGTCGTGCTGTGGCAGCGCGCGATGAGCCCCGAGCACCTGGCCGGGCTCGCGGGCACCCGCACCTACCCGCTGCGTTCCAGTTTCAAGCCGTCGTACAACATGGCGGTCAACCTGGTCGAGCAGTTCGGGCGGCACCGCTCGCGCGAGCTGCTGGAGACCTCCTTCGCGCAGTTCCAGGCCGACCGGTCGGTGGTCGGGATCTCCCGGCAGGTCCAGCGCAACGAGGAGGGGCTCGAGGGCTACAAGGCCTCCATGACCTGCCACCTCGGCGACTTCGAGGAGTACGCGCGGCTGCGCCGCGACCTGAAGGACCGCGAGACCGAACTGGCCAAGCAGGGCGCGGCCCAGCGGCGCACCGAGGCCGCCGTGGCCCTGGAGAAGCTGAAGCCGGGGGACATCATTCACGTGCCCACCGGCAAGTACGCCGGGCTGGCGCTGGTGCTCGACCCGGGCCTGCCCGCCGGCCGGGCCAACGGCCACCGCGGCTTCGACCACCAGGACGGGCCGCGCCCGCTGGTCCTTACCGCCGAGCGGCAGGTCAAGCGGCTGGCCGCGATGGACTTCCCGGTGCCGGTCGAGGCGCTGGACCGGATGCGGATCCCGAAGACCTTCAACGCGCGCTCGCCGCAGTCCCGCCGCGATCTCGCCTCCGCGCTGCGCACCAAGGCCGGGCACATCCCGCCTGAGCGGGCCCGCAAGCAGCGTTCCCAGGCCGCCGACGACCGTGAGATCGCCCGGTTGCGCACCGCGATCCGCGCGCACCCCTGCCACGGCTGCTCCGACCGGGAGGACCATGCCCGCTGGGCCGAGCGCTACCACCGGTTGCTGCGGGACACCTCACAGCTGGAGCGACGGATCGAGGGACGCACCAACACGATCGCCCGTACCTTCGACCGGATCGTGGCGCTGCTGACCGAGCTCGACTATCTGCGGGGCAACGAGGTCACCGAGCACGGCAAGCGGCTCGCCCGGCTCTACGGCGAGCTGGATCTGCTCGCCAGCGAATGCCTGCGTGCGGGCGTGTGGGAGGGGCTGGCCCCCGCCGAACTGGCCGCCTGTGTATCGGCGTTGGTCTACGAGTCCCGGTCCGGCGACGACGCCATGGCGCCGAAGCTGCCCTCGGGCAAGGCGAAGGCGGCGCTCGGCGAGATGGTGCGGATCTGGGGTCGGCTGGACGCCCTGGAGGAGGACTTCAGGATCAGCCAGACCGAGGGCGTGGGGCAGCGTGAGCCCGATCTCGGGTTCGCCTGGTCGGCCTATATGTGGGCCTCGGGCAAGGGTCTCGACGAGGTGCTCCGCGAGGCGGAGATGCCCGCCGGTGACTTCGTGCGCTGGTGCAAGCAGGTCATCGACGTGCTGGGGCAGATCGCGGCTGCGGCTCCCGCCTCCAGCGGGGGCTCGACGGTGGCGAAGAACGCCCGCAAGGCGGTCGAGGAGCTGCTGCGGGGCGTCGTGGCGTACTCCTCGGTCGGCTGA
- the tatA gene encoding Sec-independent protein translocase subunit TatA, whose amino-acid sequence MFGRLGAPEIILILVVVILLFGAKKLPDMARSLGKSARILKSEAKAMKEDGGSTATPAGPPNDGEQTPAQRTIQAAPGDVTSSRPVTEPTDTTKR is encoded by the coding sequence ATGTTCGGAAGGCTCGGCGCCCCCGAGATCATTCTCATCCTCGTCGTCGTCATTCTGCTGTTCGGCGCCAAGAAGCTTCCCGACATGGCGCGCTCGCTCGGAAAGTCCGCTCGCATCCTCAAGAGCGAGGCGAAGGCGATGAAGGAAGACGGCGGCAGCACGGCCACTCCGGCCGGCCCGCCCAACGACGGCGAGCAGACCCCTGCTCAGCGCACCATCCAGGCCGCCCCCGGCGACGTGACCAGCTCCCGTCCGGTCACCGAGCCGACGGACACGACCAAGCGCTGA